A window from Streptomyces subrutilus encodes these proteins:
- a CDS encoding alpha-ketoacid dehydrogenase subunit beta, which yields MAVQKLTIAKALNDSLRKALETDPKVLIMGEDVGKLGGVFRITDGLQKDFGEERVIDTPLAESGIVGTAIGLALRGYRPVVEIQFDGFVFPAYDQIVTQLAKMHARSLGKIKMPVVIRIPYAGGIGAVEHHSESPETLFAHVAGLKVVSPSNASDAYWMLQQAILSDDPVIFFEPKRRYWDKGEVDVEAIPGELHRARVAREGSDVTLAAYGPMVKVCLEAAAAAAEEGKSVEVVDLRSMSPVDFDGIQASVEKTRRLVVVHEAPVFLGVGSEIAARITERCFYHLEAPVLRVGGFHAPYPPARLEDEYLPGLDRVLDAVDRSLAY from the coding sequence GTGGCCGTACAGAAGCTGACCATCGCGAAGGCGCTCAACGATTCGCTGCGCAAGGCCCTGGAGACCGACCCCAAGGTCCTGATCATGGGCGAGGACGTCGGCAAGCTCGGCGGCGTCTTCCGCATCACCGACGGGCTGCAGAAGGACTTCGGCGAGGAGCGGGTCATCGACACCCCGCTCGCCGAGTCCGGCATCGTCGGCACCGCCATCGGCCTGGCCCTGCGCGGGTACCGGCCGGTCGTGGAGATCCAGTTCGACGGGTTCGTCTTCCCCGCGTACGACCAGATCGTCACGCAGCTCGCGAAGATGCACGCGCGCTCCCTCGGCAAGATCAAGATGCCGGTCGTCATCCGCATCCCGTACGCCGGCGGCATCGGCGCGGTGGAGCACCACTCGGAGTCCCCGGAGACGCTGTTCGCGCACGTCGCGGGCCTGAAGGTGGTCTCGCCGAGCAATGCCTCGGACGCCTACTGGATGCTCCAGCAGGCCATCCTCAGCGACGACCCGGTGATCTTCTTCGAGCCGAAGCGGCGCTACTGGGACAAGGGCGAGGTCGACGTCGAGGCCATCCCCGGCGAGCTGCACCGGGCCCGGGTGGCCCGCGAGGGCTCCGACGTCACCCTGGCGGCCTACGGCCCGATGGTGAAGGTCTGCCTGGAGGCCGCCGCGGCCGCCGCCGAGGAGGGCAAGTCGGTCGAGGTCGTCGACCTGCGGTCGATGTCCCCGGTGGACTTCGACGGCATCCAGGCGTCGGTGGAGAAGACCCGCCGGCTCGTGGTCGTCCACGAGGCGCCGGTCTTCCTCGGTGTGGGCTCGGAGATCGCCGCCCGCATCACGGAGCGGTGCTTCTACCACCTGGAGGCGCCGGTCCTGCGCGTCGGCGGCTTCCACGCCCCGTACCCGCCGGCCCGCCTGGAGGACGAGTACCTGCCGGGCCTGGACCGGGTGCTCGACGCCGTCGACCGCTCGCTGGCGTACTGA
- the pdhA gene encoding pyruvate dehydrogenase (acetyl-transferring) E1 component subunit alpha encodes MTVESTAARKPRRSSGTKRAAGGATARKTAAATAQTQDAPQLVQLLTPEGDRVDAAHHPDVAEFAPFVADVTTEDLRGLYRDMVLTRRFDGEATALQRQGELGLWASLLGQEAAQIGSARALNDEDYVFPTYREHGVAWCRGVDPTNLLGMFRGVNHGGWDPNTNNFHLYTIVIGSQTLHATGYAMGVAKDGADSAVIAYFGDGASSQGDVAEAFTFSAVYNSPVVFFCQNNQWAISEPTERQMRVPLYQRAQGFGFPGVRVDGNDVLACLAVTRWALDRARRGEGPTLVEAFTYRMGAHTTSDDPTKYRRDEETAAWEAKDPILRLKTHLLASGGADEAFFAELEAESEALGKRVREAVRAMPDPDTMAIFENVYADGHALVDEERAQFAAYLASFEGGE; translated from the coding sequence GTGACCGTGGAGAGCACTGCCGCGCGCAAGCCGCGACGCAGCAGCGGCACCAAGCGGGCGGCAGGCGGGGCGACCGCCCGCAAGACCGCCGCTGCCACCGCACAGACGCAGGACGCACCCCAGCTCGTACAGCTGCTGACGCCCGAAGGGGACCGGGTCGACGCCGCGCACCATCCCGACGTCGCGGAATTCGCTCCGTTCGTCGCCGACGTCACCACCGAGGACCTGCGCGGGCTCTACCGCGACATGGTGCTCACCCGGCGCTTCGACGGGGAGGCCACCGCGCTGCAGCGGCAGGGCGAGCTGGGCCTGTGGGCCTCGCTCCTCGGCCAGGAGGCCGCGCAGATCGGCTCCGCCCGGGCGCTGAACGACGAGGACTACGTCTTCCCGACCTACCGCGAGCACGGCGTCGCGTGGTGCCGCGGAGTCGACCCGACGAACCTGCTCGGCATGTTCCGCGGCGTGAACCACGGCGGCTGGGACCCGAACACCAACAACTTCCACCTGTACACGATCGTCATCGGCTCGCAGACGCTGCACGCGACCGGCTACGCCATGGGCGTGGCCAAGGACGGCGCCGACTCGGCGGTCATCGCCTACTTCGGCGACGGCGCGTCCAGCCAGGGCGACGTCGCCGAGGCGTTCACCTTCTCGGCCGTCTACAACTCCCCCGTCGTGTTCTTCTGCCAGAACAACCAGTGGGCGATCTCCGAGCCGACCGAGCGCCAGATGCGCGTGCCGCTCTACCAGCGCGCCCAGGGCTTCGGCTTCCCCGGCGTTCGCGTCGACGGCAACGACGTGCTGGCCTGCCTGGCCGTGACCCGCTGGGCGCTGGACCGCGCCCGCCGCGGCGAGGGCCCCACGCTGGTCGAGGCGTTCACGTACCGGATGGGTGCGCACACCACCTCCGACGACCCGACGAAGTACCGCCGGGACGAGGAGACCGCGGCCTGGGAGGCCAAGGACCCGATCCTGCGCCTGAAGACCCACCTGCTGGCGAGCGGCGGCGCCGACGAGGCGTTCTTCGCGGAGCTGGAGGCGGAGAGCGAGGCGCTGGGCAAGCGGGTGCGCGAGGCCGTGCGCGCCATGCCCGACCCCGACACCATGGCGATCTTCGAGAACGTCTACGCGGACGGGCACGCGCTCGTCGACGAGGAGCGCGCGCAGTTCGCCGCCTACCTCGCGTCCTTCGAGGGTGGGGAGTGA
- a CDS encoding response regulator, which translates to MREDGKIKVFLLDDHEVVRRGVHELLSVEEDIEIVGEAGTAADALVRIPATRPDVAVLDVRLPDGSGVEVCREVRSQNEDIKCLMLTSFADDEALFDAIMAGASGYVLKAIRGNELLNAVRDVADGKSLLDPVATARVLERLRDGKNGKGDDRLSNLTDQERKILDLIGEGLTNRVIGERLHLAEKTIKNYVSSLLSKLGMERRSQAAAYVARLQAEKRR; encoded by the coding sequence GTGCGCGAAGACGGAAAAATCAAGGTATTCCTCCTGGACGACCACGAAGTGGTGCGTCGGGGTGTTCATGAGCTGTTGTCGGTCGAAGAGGACATCGAGATCGTCGGCGAGGCCGGTACGGCCGCCGACGCCCTGGTCCGCATCCCCGCCACCCGCCCCGACGTGGCCGTCCTCGACGTGCGCCTGCCGGACGGCAGCGGCGTCGAGGTGTGCCGCGAGGTCCGCTCGCAGAACGAGGACATCAAGTGCCTGATGCTGACCTCGTTCGCCGACGACGAGGCGCTGTTCGACGCGATCATGGCCGGCGCCTCGGGCTACGTCCTGAAGGCGATCCGCGGGAACGAGCTGCTCAACGCGGTGCGTGACGTCGCGGACGGGAAGTCCCTGCTGGACCCGGTCGCCACCGCCCGCGTGCTGGAGCGGCTGCGCGACGGCAAGAACGGCAAGGGCGACGACCGTCTGTCGAACCTCACCGACCAGGAGCGCAAGATCCTGGACCTGATCGGGGAGGGCCTGACCAACCGGGTCATCGGCGAACGGCTGCACCTGGCCGAGAAGACGATCAAGAACTACGTCTCCAGCCTGCTCTCCAAGCTGGGCATGGAGCGCCGCTCGCAGGCCGCCGCCTACGTGGCCCGGCTCCAGGCCGAGAAGCGCCGCTGA
- a CDS encoding pyridoxamine 5'-phosphate oxidase family protein, whose amino-acid sequence MSPEELHAIELLRRVPYGRVATSMRALPFLALARHIVVDGRVVLRMHSGFGHHQACNGSVVAYGADNFNSRDPRLWSVQFTGTARIVEPTNAELELFGPGPHFVDGAVFDPVYMRIEPQFVTVHSLAGNPDRVYQHAL is encoded by the coding sequence ATGTCCCCAGAGGAACTCCACGCCATCGAACTGCTGCGCCGGGTGCCGTACGGCCGGGTGGCCACGAGCATGCGCGCGCTGCCCTTCCTCGCCCTGGCCCGCCACATCGTGGTGGACGGCAGGGTGGTGCTGAGAATGCATTCCGGTTTCGGCCACCACCAGGCCTGCAACGGCAGCGTCGTGGCGTACGGGGCGGACAACTTCAATTCCCGGGACCCGCGGCTGTGGTCGGTCCAGTTCACCGGGACCGCGCGGATCGTCGAGCCGACCAATGCCGAACTGGAGCTTTTCGGTCCCGGTCCGCATTTCGTGGACGGCGCCGTCTTCGACCCGGTCTACATGCGGATCGAGCCCCAGTTCGTCACCGTGCACTCGCTCGCCGGGAATCCGGACCGCGTGTACCAGCACGCGCTCTGA